Within Candidatus Flexicrinis affinis, the genomic segment GGCGGGCTGATACCGGCTTCCCCTACGTACGTTTGTGACGCCTGTATCAATGTTGACGCGGCATTTCCAAATATGTTACCCGTACGTCTTGCGCTTCGGCGCGTGCCTTACTATTGCGAGGGAAGAGTTATGGCCAAGAAAGACTTGATCCGAGGTGTCAGTCGTCGTTCCTTCCTAAAGTCAGTCGGTGTCGGAGGTGCCGCCTTCGCCGCCGGGTCTTTACCGAGCCTTCGTCCGCAAGCAGAACCTCGCTTTCAGGCGCCGTCTCAACAACTCTCAGGTGATCTCCGAATCCTCCAATGGAGTCACTTCGTCCCGCAGTATGACAAATGGTTCGATCCGTTCACCCGCGTTTGGGGCGATATGGTCGGCGTCAACGTGTCTGTCGATCACGTCAACTTGGCCGACATACCGGGCGCAGCCGCAGCCGAAATCGCCGCGGGCGAGGGCCATGATCTGATCGAATACCTGTTCCCGCCGTCGAACCTTGAGCCTGCGGTCTTGGACTTGACCGACGTCAACGAAGAGGCCGACCGGCGCTTCGGCACGCGCGTGGACTTGACCCGCCGTTCGACGTATAACCCGACCACCGGCAAATACTACGGCTACTGCCACAGTTGGGTGCCCGATCCGGCCAACTATCGCCGCAGCATGTGGGCCGCGGCGGGCTATGAGAATGGCCCAGCCACGTGGGCGGACCTGCTCGAGGGCGGCACCCGCATCCGCAACGAGCAGGGCATTCAAATGGGCATCGGCATGTCCAACGAGCTTGACAGCAACCTCGCCGTGCGCGCCGTGCTGTGGGCGTTCGGGGCCACCGAGCAGGATGCAAACGAGAACGTCACGATCAACTCGCCGGAGACGATCGCGGCGCTCGAGTTCATGAAGAACCTGTACGAGAACTGCATGACCCCGGAAGTGTTTAGCTGGACGGCTGCGTCCAACAACCAACTTCTTGTGGCCGGGCAGGCATCGTACATCCTGAACTCGATTTCTGCATACCGCACGGCCGCCGAGGTGGACTACAACATCGCCGACGACATCGCCTTCGGCCCGCCGCTGCTCGGCCCAACCGGCATCGGCTTGGTCAGCGAACACGTTATCCCCATCTACATCATCCCGAACCACGCCCGTAACCCGGACGCGGCCAAGGAGTTCATGCTGCACCTGACCGCCAACAGCGACAGCATCGTGTTCAACAGCAAGCTGTACAACTTCCCGACCTACTTCGACCTCGTGCCGGAGCTGACGCGGGATGGTGGCTGGCTCGACCTCGACCCGTTCGGTGGCCGTCCGGTCGATAAGCTGGCGGTGCTGCGCGATGCGCCGAATTGGTCGACCGTAATCGGGCATCCCGGCCCGGCCAACCCGGCCATCGGCGAAGTGTTCAACACCTTCATCCTCGTGCAAATGTTCTCCGCTGTCGCACGCGGCGAGATGACGCCGGAACAGGCCGCGGCCGACGCCGAAGCCAAGATGGTTCCGATCTTCGAACGCTGGAAGGCGGAAGGTTTGATGGGCGGCGGCGCGTAGCCCTAGCCACGCAACGACATCGCACGCACTGACGACTCGCTCCTCTCGATCTTCGGAGGTCAGGGGAGCGAGTCGTGAGCGTGCTTTTATCGGGCGGCAGCGCGGCACATGGAACAGGACGAGTACGATGGCGGTTGTCGAGACGGCGAAGCTGTCCAAACACTTCGGTGACGTCAAAGCAGTAGACGGCATCGACATCACAATCAAAGAGGGCGAGTTTCTGGTGCTTCTCGGCCCCTCGGGAAGCGGCAAGACGACACTCATGCGGATGATCGCCGGCCTCGAAAAGCCCACCGGCGGCACAATCAAGATTGGCGACCGCGTCGTCAACGACCTACCGCCCCGCCTTCGCAACGTGGCGATGGTCTTTCAGAGTTACGCACTCTACCCGCACATGTCGGTGTTCAACAACATCGCATTCAGCCTGCGCCCGCTGGGCATGACCCGTCAGCAGATCGACGACAAGGTGCAGTGGGCGGCGCGCATGTTCAGCATTGACCACCTGCTCAACCGCAAGCCGCGACAGCTTTCCGGCGGTCAACGTCAGCGCGTGGCGCTGGCGCGGGCCATCGTGCGCGAACCCGACGTATTCCTGCTGGACGAGCCGTTGTCCAACCTCGACGCCAAGCTGCGAGCGTTGGCCCGTGACGAGCTCAAACAGTTTCAGCGGCAGTTGGGCGTTACGACGATCTACGTCACGCACGATCAGGTCGAGGCGATGGGCATGGGCGACCGTGTCGCGGTCATGAGCGATGGCCTGATCCACCAGCTCGGCACGCCCCAAGTCCTCTACGAACTGCCCGCCGACACATTTGTGGCAACATTTTTGGGCACGCCGCCGATGAATCTGGTCGAGACGGACTCGTGTCTGCTCGGCTTTCGGCCGGAAAACTTCCTGCCCGAAGCGGTGCATCCCGACACGCCGAACCCCATGGTTATCGACTTTCACCTGACGCGGGTCGAGTTTCTCGGCTCCGAACGCCTGCTGTACGGCACGATCGAAAGCGCCGACGGGCCGGTCAAGGTCGTGGGCGAGCTGCCGTCGGTGATCGACTACACGCCGGAGCCGGGCGCAATCTGCCCGATGACGGTCGACCGCCGTCATCTGAGCTACTTCGACAAGTCCACCGGCCAGCGCATCGCCCCGACGCCCTTCGCGCTCCGCAGCCTGCGCGACACGGCCAGCACGGCGTAGAGGCGAGTCATGACGACGACAACCCCGCCCCTCACGCGCGACCTGCAGCGCCGTCAAAGCCGGATGCTCAAGCTGCTCGACTCGGAGCGCTTTCTCGCGTCGGCGATGCTGCTCCCGGCTGTGATCTACATTGTGCTGCTGGTGGGAATCCCGCTGATTACCGCGATCCTGTTCAGCTTCAGCGACGCCACGATGGCCAGCCCGGAAATCGACGGACTCAGCTTCAACACGTTCGGGGCGGTGCTCAACGACCCGGTATTCCGCCGCTCGCTGGGCAACTCGATCGGCTTCACGATCATTTCTCAGGCGTCGATGGTGGTGCTTGGGAATATCCTCGCTTTGGCCTTGATGAAGAATTTCCCCGGGAAGTGGTTCGTCCGCCTGCTGATTCTGCTGCCGTGGGCCACGCCGATCGCGATTGGCTCGATCGGGTGGTTGTGGATGTACGACTCGGTGTACAGCCCGATCGACTGGATCTTCCGGCAGATCGGTCTGCTCGGCATGCAGGGTGACCGTGTCGGCCTGATCTCACCCGCACCCAATATGTACTGGCTCGGGCAGTATGGGCCGTTTTCGGTCATCCTCGTGCAAATCTGGCGCATGCTGCCGATGTCGACCGTCATCTTGATGGCCGGGCTGTCATCGATCCCGCAGGACGTCAAGGACGCGGCCGAGGTCGATGGCGTGGGTTTCTGGCGCACGTACTTCCAAGTCACGATCCCGCTGATCCGTCCGATCATCCTCGTGGCGTTCTTGTTCGGCGTGATCTTTACGTTCACCGACATGACCATCATCCACGTGCTCACGCGCGGAAGCTCGGACAACAGCACACAAGTGCTGGCAAGCTACGCCTACTACAAAGGCATCGACGGCGGCAACCTCTCGCAGGGGGCGGCAACCGCCATCTTCATGCTGCCGGTGCTGCTCGGTCTCGCGATGATTCTGCTGCGCATCGCGCGGCGGTCGGAGGTGCGCTGATGGCCGAAAAGACGAGCGTCAAGGTGTACCGGCCGCACATCCCCTCCCCGGCACGGCGGCGCGTCAACCGGCTTGGTCGGGGCGGGCTCCAGGCCGTGATCATTGCGTTCTTTACGATCTTCGCGGCCTTCCCGTTCTACTGGATGCTGATTGCGACGTTCAAGACCAATCAGGACCTGTATCGGCCGATCAACAACCCGTTCATCTTCAACCAGTCCCCGACGCTCGATAATCTCAAGCTGCTGTTCAACGAGACGAACTACGCCGTGTGGATCGGCAACAGCATCTTCATCGGCATCGCCGTCGTGTTGATCACACTGCTGCTGGCCGTCCCGGCCGCGTATGCCCTCGCGCGGCTCTCCGGCCGTTTGGGCGAACAGCTCGGCATCTTGATGTTCATGGTATACCTGATCCCGCCGACCCTGCTGTTCATCCCGATGTCTCGCGTGATTACGCTGCTCGGCCTGCGCGACTCGATCTGGTCGCTGATCCTCGTGTATCCCACTTTCACCGTGCCGTTCTGCACGTGGCTGTTGATGGGCTTCATGAAGTCGATTCCGGCCGACATCGAAGAACAGGCGACCGTCGACGGCTACACGCGGTTCGGCGGGGTCGTCCGCGTGATCATGCCGCTGGCGCTGCCGGGTCTGCTGACCGTCGTGGTCTTCTCGTTCACGCTGACCATGCACGAGTTCATCTACGCGCTGGCGTTCGTCAGCGTGAGCGCACAGAAGGTCATCAGCATCGGCGTAACGAGCGAATTGATCCGCGGCGACGTCTACTTCTGGCAGTCGATCATGTCCGCCGGCATCATCGTCGCGATCCCGGTCGCGCTCATCTACAACATCTTCCTCAACCGGTTCGTTGCAGGGTTTACGCTCGGCGCCGTCAAAGGCTGATCGAAGCGCACGTAATCAGCCGCCGCTGCCAGCTACTGCTGTCGGCGGCAGGCTTGGTTCGCAGTGGTTGTTGCGACGTGATTTGGATTTGTCGCTACAATGTACGCACATGTGCATGTTCCGCCGGAACCGAGCCGTATTGACGCGCGGATCGGGAGGGCATGCTGTCAAATTTCCCCGCGCACAAGGAGATGTCAGATGCCCATGAAAATTGGGTTGATCGGCTGCGGCAACATTGCGCCGCAGTACGTTACCGGCCTGAGGATGTTCCCCGATGATGTTACGCTCGCAGCGTGCGCGGACCTTGTCGCTGGGAAGGCGCAGGCATTCGCGCAGGCCAACGGCATCCAAGCGTTGAGCCTCGAGGACTTGCTCGCCCACGACGACATCGACATCATCGTAAATCTGACGACTCCGAACGCACACCACGAAACGTGCTTGCGCGTGCTCGACGCCGGAAAGCACGTTTATACAGAGAAGCCGCTTGCACTCAATCGGAGCGACGGGCGTTCGATCGT encodes:
- a CDS encoding sugar ABC transporter permease codes for the protein MTTTTPPLTRDLQRRQSRMLKLLDSERFLASAMLLPAVIYIVLLVGIPLITAILFSFSDATMASPEIDGLSFNTFGAVLNDPVFRRSLGNSIGFTIISQASMVVLGNILALALMKNFPGKWFVRLLILLPWATPIAIGSIGWLWMYDSVYSPIDWIFRQIGLLGMQGDRVGLISPAPNMYWLGQYGPFSVILVQIWRMLPMSTVILMAGLSSIPQDVKDAAEVDGVGFWRTYFQVTIPLIRPIILVAFLFGVIFTFTDMTIIHVLTRGSSDNSTQVLASYAYYKGIDGGNLSQGAATAIFMLPVLLGLAMILLRIARRSEVR
- a CDS encoding carbohydrate ABC transporter permease; the encoded protein is MAEKTSVKVYRPHIPSPARRRVNRLGRGGLQAVIIAFFTIFAAFPFYWMLIATFKTNQDLYRPINNPFIFNQSPTLDNLKLLFNETNYAVWIGNSIFIGIAVVLITLLLAVPAAYALARLSGRLGEQLGILMFMVYLIPPTLLFIPMSRVITLLGLRDSIWSLILVYPTFTVPFCTWLLMGFMKSIPADIEEQATVDGYTRFGGVVRVIMPLALPGLLTVVVFSFTLTMHEFIYALAFVSVSAQKVISIGVTSELIRGDVYFWQSIMSAGIIVAIPVALIYNIFLNRFVAGFTLGAVKG
- a CDS encoding ABC transporter ATP-binding protein is translated as MAVVETAKLSKHFGDVKAVDGIDITIKEGEFLVLLGPSGSGKTTLMRMIAGLEKPTGGTIKIGDRVVNDLPPRLRNVAMVFQSYALYPHMSVFNNIAFSLRPLGMTRQQIDDKVQWAARMFSIDHLLNRKPRQLSGGQRQRVALARAIVREPDVFLLDEPLSNLDAKLRALARDELKQFQRQLGVTTIYVTHDQVEAMGMGDRVAVMSDGLIHQLGTPQVLYELPADTFVATFLGTPPMNLVETDSCLLGFRPENFLPEAVHPDTPNPMVIDFHLTRVEFLGSERLLYGTIESADGPVKVVGELPSVIDYTPEPGAICPMTVDRRHLSYFDKSTGQRIAPTPFALRSLRDTASTA
- a CDS encoding extracellular solute-binding protein, with protein sequence MAKKDLIRGVSRRSFLKSVGVGGAAFAAGSLPSLRPQAEPRFQAPSQQLSGDLRILQWSHFVPQYDKWFDPFTRVWGDMVGVNVSVDHVNLADIPGAAAAEIAAGEGHDLIEYLFPPSNLEPAVLDLTDVNEEADRRFGTRVDLTRRSTYNPTTGKYYGYCHSWVPDPANYRRSMWAAAGYENGPATWADLLEGGTRIRNEQGIQMGIGMSNELDSNLAVRAVLWAFGATEQDANENVTINSPETIAALEFMKNLYENCMTPEVFSWTAASNNQLLVAGQASYILNSISAYRTAAEVDYNIADDIAFGPPLLGPTGIGLVSEHVIPIYIIPNHARNPDAAKEFMLHLTANSDSIVFNSKLYNFPTYFDLVPELTRDGGWLDLDPFGGRPVDKLAVLRDAPNWSTVIGHPGPANPAIGEVFNTFILVQMFSAVARGEMTPEQAAADAEAKMVPIFERWKAEGLMGGGA